A genome region from Glycine max cultivar Williams 82 chromosome 5, Glycine_max_v4.0, whole genome shotgun sequence includes the following:
- the LOC100795350 gene encoding cytidine deaminase 1 encodes MDPPPSKFVIEASEALALAESAAVTLPELLPTLVPAAQPLARPPISKFSVAAVGLAPSGRIFVGVNLEFPGLPLHHSVHAEQFLITNLSLNAEPHLVSLAVSAAPCGHCRQFLQELRAAADVKILVTSEATAEFRALSDFLPHRFGPHDLLPLEAPLLLEPHHNTLTLQHYLNAHVPNHKLKIAALEAANKSHAPYSGSPSGVALLDCHGNVFKGSYMESAAFNPSLGPVQAALVAFVAGGGGDYDRIVGAALVEMDGAVVKQEHTARLLIHSISPNCQFDTFLCHNNNNNEY; translated from the coding sequence ATGGATCCACCACCCTCTAAGTTCGTAATCGAAGCATCGGAAGCCCTTGCCCTGGCGGAGTCCGCCGCCGTGACCCTCCCGGAACTCCTCCCCACCCTGGTCCCCGCCGCCCAGCCCCTCGCCCGACCCCCCATCTCCAAGTTCTCCGTGGCCGCCGTGGGCCTGGCCCCCTCCGGCCGCATCTTCGTCGGCGTCAACCTGGAGTTCCCTGGGCTCCCCCTCCACCACTCCGTCCACGCCGAACAGTTCCTCATCACCAACCTCTCCCTGAATGCGGAGCCCCACCTGGTGTCCCTGGCCGTCTCCGCCGCCCCCTGCGGGCACTGCCGCCAATTCCTCCAAGAACTCCGCGCCGCCGCCGACGTGAAAATCCTGGTAACCTCGGAGGCCACAGCAGAATTCAGGGCACTCTCTGACTTCCTCCCTCACAGGTTCGGTCCCCACGACCTTCTCCCCCTTGAAGCTCCCCTTCTCTTGGAACCCCACCACAACACCCTAACCCTCCAACACTATCTCAACGCCCACGTGCCCAATCACAAGTTGAAAATTGCGGCTCTCGAGGCCGCCAACAAATCCCATGCACCCTACAGTGGGTCCCCCTCCGGCGTCGCCCTTCTCGACTGCCATGGTAATGTTTTTAAAGGCTCCTACATGGAATCCGCCGCGTTTAATCCCAGCTTGGGCCCCGTCCAGGCAGCCCTCGTCGCCTTCGTCGCCGGCGGCGGCGGCGACTACGACCGGATTGTGGGTGCTGCTTTGGTGGAGATGGACGGTGCCGTCGTTAAACAGGAGCACACGGCGAGGCTGTTGATTCACTCCATTTCCCCCAATTGCCAATTCGACACATTCCTTtgccacaacaacaacaataatgaatATTGA
- the LOC100794816 gene encoding 1-aminocyclopropane-1-carboxylate oxidase 1 produces MEIPVIDFSKLNGDKRGDTMALLHEACEKWGCFMVENHEIDTQLMGKVKQLINAYYEENLKESFYQSEIAKRLEKQQNTSDIDWESTFFIWHRPTSNINEISNISQELCQTMDEYIAQLLKLGEKLSELMSENLGLEKDYIKKAFSGNGEGPAVGTKVAKYPQCPRPELVRGLREHTDAGGIILLLQDDEVPGLEFFKDGKWVEIPPSKNNAIFVNTGDQVEVLSNGLYRSVVHRVMPDNNGSRISIATFYNPIGDAIISPAPKLLYPSNFRYGDYLKLYGSTKFGEKAPRFESMKNMINGHKIIPA; encoded by the exons ATGGAGATCCCTGTGATAGATTTTAGTAAGCTCAATGGGGACAAGAGGGGTGACACAATGGCCCTATTGCACGAAGCTTGTGAAAAATGGGGCTGCTTTATG GTTGAGAACCATGAAATTGACACACAACTGATGGGGAAGGTGAAGCAGTTGATCAATGCATACTATGAGGAAAACCTGAAGGAAAGCTTCTACCAGTCTGAGATAGCCAAGAGGTTGGAGAAACAGCAGAACACCTCTGATATAGATTGGGAAAGTACCTTCTTCATTTGGCATCGCCCCACCTCTAACATCAATGAAATTTCAAACATCTCTCAGGAGCTTTG CCAAACAATGGATGAGTACATTGCACAGCTCCTGAAGCTGGGAGAGAAGTTATCTGAGCTCATGAGTGAAAATCTTGGTTTGGAGAAGGATTACATTAAGAAAGCATTTTCTGGAAATGGTGAGGGTCCAGCTGTGGGAACAAAAGTGGCCAAGTACCCTCAATGTCCACGTCCAGAACTTGTGAGGGGACTTAGAGAGCACACAGATGCGGGTGGCATCATTCTACTGCTCCAAGATGACGAGGTGCCGGGTCTGGAATTCTTCAAAGATGGCAAATGGGTAGAGATTCCACCTTCCAAGAACAATGCCATTTTTGTGAACACGGGTGATCAAGTGGAAGTGTTGAGCAATGGCTTATATAGAAGTGTTGTGCATAGGGTCATGCCTGACAATAATGGAAGCAGAATCTCCATTGCCACCTTCTATAACCCCATTGGAGATGCCATTATTTCACCAGCTCCTAAGCTCTTGTACCCAAGCAATTTCCGTTATGGGGACTATTTGAAGCTCTATGGCAGCACCAAGTTCGGTGAAAAGGCTCCTCGATTTGAATCCATGAAGAACATGATCAATGGCCATAAAATTATTCCAGCTTGA
- the LOC100800102 gene encoding K(+) efflux antiporter 4 isoform X1, protein MRFTSPALLSLLILCHLLLSLPSFTFSLLADDADPETELLLAGDNATAFLNASLARYDDGSFANMIDRALEREFPDNEQNEGTDPGGFNNSVAEQQAVLETVARVKPKKNDSKEEKSFQFHDVFNLDNENRAEDMPTLIDRKDNVFIISNLKSKYPVLQLDLRLISDLVVVIVSATCGGIAFACAGQPVMTGYLLAGSIIGPGGLSFVSEMVQVETVAQFGVIFLLFALGLEFSTTKLRVVRAVAILGGLLQIFLFMCLCGITASLCGGKSSEGIFVGAFLSMSSTAVVLKFLMERNSVNALHGQVIIGTLILQDCAVGLLFALIPVLGGTSGVLQGVVSMTKSLVILIAFLAILTILSHTCVPWLLKLMISLSSQTNELYQLASVAFCLLVAWCSDKLGLSLELGSFAAGVMISTTDLGQHTLEQVEPIRNFFAALFLASIGMLIHVHFLWNHVDILLAAVILVIIIKTIVATSVVKGFGYNNKTSVLVGMSLAQIGEFAFVLLSRASNLHLVEGKLYLLLLGTTALSLVTTPLLFKLIPAVVHLGVLLRWFPPDSAAEIAFKGDSFRADSAKRIPLMVQGSHDS, encoded by the exons ATGAGGTTTACGTCACCTGCACTTCTCAGCCTTCTCATTCTCTGCCATCTGCTTCTCTCTCTTCCCTCTTTTACTTTCTCTCTCCTCGCCGATGACGCCGACCCGGAGACGGAGCTTCTCCTCGCCGGAGACAATGCAACCGCCTTCCTTAATGCCTCGCTTGCGAGATACGACGATGGTAGCTTCGCCAACATGATTGATCGGGCTCTCGAAAGAGAGTTCCCCGATAATGAGCAGAACGAAG GTACTGATCCTGGTGGTTTCAACAACAGTGTTGCTGAACAGCAG GCTGTTTTGGAAACTGTTGCCAGAGTTAAGCCCAAGAAAAATGATAGCAAAGAGGAAAA GTCATTTCAGTTCCAtgatgttttcaatttggataaTGAGAATAGGGCAGAGGATATGCCAACTTTAATAGATCGAAAG GACAATGTCTTTATCATTTCCAATCTCAAGTCAAAGTATCCAGTTCTTCAATTAGACTTGAG ATTGATATCAGATCTCGTAGTTGTCATTGTCTCTGCAACCTGTGGTGGCATTGCCTTTGCTTGTGCTGGACAACCG GTGATGACTGGATATCTGCTAGCAGGATCAATCATTGGACCTGGAGGTTTGAGTTTTGTTAGTGAAATGGTCCAA GTTGAGACAGTTGCTCAATTTGGTGTCATCTTTTTGCTCTTTGCATTGGGCTTAGagttttcaacaacaaag CTTCGAGTTGTTCGGGCAGTGGCTATTCTTGGAGGCCTACtccaaattttcttatttatgtgcTTGTGTGGAATAACAGCTTCA TTATGTGGTGGTAAATCATCTGAAGGAATATTTGTTGGTGCATTTCTATCCATGTCTTCAACAGCTGTG GTCTTGAAATTCTTAATGGAAAGGAATAGTGTCAATGCCCTTCATGGTCAGGTTATAATTGGAACCCTGATACTGCAG GATTGTGCTGTTGGATTGCTCTTTGCACTGATTCCTGTTTTGGGTGGAACATCAGGTGTTCTTCAGGGAGTAGTATCCATGACTAAGTC GTTGGTGATCTTAATTGCCTTTTTGGCCATTTTGACAATATTATCTCATACTTGTGTGCCATGGCTCCTTAAGCTTATGATCAGCTTATCCTCTCAG ACCAATGAACTTTATCAATTGGCATCAGTGGCATTCTGCCTACTTGTTGCTTGG TGTAGCGATAAGCTGGGTTTAAGCCTTGAACTAGGTTCCTTTGCTGCGGGAGTGATGATATCAACAACAGATCTTGGTCAACATACACTTGAACAA GTCGAGCCAATTCGCAACTTTTTTGCTGCTCTGTTCTTGGCCAGCATTGGGATGCTTATACATGtccatttcctttggaatcatGTTGACATTTTACTGGCAGCTGTTATATTGGTGATCATTATAAAAACAATTGTAGCTACATCTGTTGTCAAGGGGTTTGGATACAATAACAAGACTTCAGTACTC GTTGGGATGTCCCTGGCACAAATTGGGGAATTTGCCTTTGTTCTTCTCAGCCGCGCTTCAAATCTTCATTTAGTTGAG GGAAAGTTGTATTTATTGCTCCTTGGAACAACAGCTCTTAGTCTG
- the LOC100800102 gene encoding K(+) efflux antiporter 4 isoform X2, which produces MRFTSPALLSLLILCHLLLSLPSFTFSLLADDADPETELLLAGDNATAFLNASLARYDDGSFANMIDRALEREFPDNEQNEGTDPGGFNNSVAEQQAVLETVARVKPKKNDSKEEKSFQFHDVFNLDNENRAEDMPTLIDRKDNVFIISNLKSKYPVLQLDLRLISDLVVVIVSATCGGIAFACAGQPVMTGYLLAGSIIGPGGLSFVSEMVQVETVAQFGVIFLLFALGLEFSTTKLRVVRAVAILGGLLQIFLFMCLCGITASLCGGKSSEGIFVGAFLSMSSTAVVLKFLMERNSVNALHGQVIIGTLILQDCAVGLLFALIPVLGGTSGVLQGVVSMTKSLVILIAFLAILTILSHTCVPWLLKLMISLSSQTNELYQLASVAFCLLVAWCSDKLGLSLELGSFAAGVMISTTDLGQHTLEQVEPIRNFFAALFLASIGMLIHVHFLWNHVDILLAAVILVIIIKTIVATSVVKGFGYNNKTSVLVRFDNSWDVPGTNWGICLCSSQPRFKSSFS; this is translated from the exons ATGAGGTTTACGTCACCTGCACTTCTCAGCCTTCTCATTCTCTGCCATCTGCTTCTCTCTCTTCCCTCTTTTACTTTCTCTCTCCTCGCCGATGACGCCGACCCGGAGACGGAGCTTCTCCTCGCCGGAGACAATGCAACCGCCTTCCTTAATGCCTCGCTTGCGAGATACGACGATGGTAGCTTCGCCAACATGATTGATCGGGCTCTCGAAAGAGAGTTCCCCGATAATGAGCAGAACGAAG GTACTGATCCTGGTGGTTTCAACAACAGTGTTGCTGAACAGCAG GCTGTTTTGGAAACTGTTGCCAGAGTTAAGCCCAAGAAAAATGATAGCAAAGAGGAAAA GTCATTTCAGTTCCAtgatgttttcaatttggataaTGAGAATAGGGCAGAGGATATGCCAACTTTAATAGATCGAAAG GACAATGTCTTTATCATTTCCAATCTCAAGTCAAAGTATCCAGTTCTTCAATTAGACTTGAG ATTGATATCAGATCTCGTAGTTGTCATTGTCTCTGCAACCTGTGGTGGCATTGCCTTTGCTTGTGCTGGACAACCG GTGATGACTGGATATCTGCTAGCAGGATCAATCATTGGACCTGGAGGTTTGAGTTTTGTTAGTGAAATGGTCCAA GTTGAGACAGTTGCTCAATTTGGTGTCATCTTTTTGCTCTTTGCATTGGGCTTAGagttttcaacaacaaag CTTCGAGTTGTTCGGGCAGTGGCTATTCTTGGAGGCCTACtccaaattttcttatttatgtgcTTGTGTGGAATAACAGCTTCA TTATGTGGTGGTAAATCATCTGAAGGAATATTTGTTGGTGCATTTCTATCCATGTCTTCAACAGCTGTG GTCTTGAAATTCTTAATGGAAAGGAATAGTGTCAATGCCCTTCATGGTCAGGTTATAATTGGAACCCTGATACTGCAG GATTGTGCTGTTGGATTGCTCTTTGCACTGATTCCTGTTTTGGGTGGAACATCAGGTGTTCTTCAGGGAGTAGTATCCATGACTAAGTC GTTGGTGATCTTAATTGCCTTTTTGGCCATTTTGACAATATTATCTCATACTTGTGTGCCATGGCTCCTTAAGCTTATGATCAGCTTATCCTCTCAG ACCAATGAACTTTATCAATTGGCATCAGTGGCATTCTGCCTACTTGTTGCTTGG TGTAGCGATAAGCTGGGTTTAAGCCTTGAACTAGGTTCCTTTGCTGCGGGAGTGATGATATCAACAACAGATCTTGGTCAACATACACTTGAACAA GTCGAGCCAATTCGCAACTTTTTTGCTGCTCTGTTCTTGGCCAGCATTGGGATGCTTATACATGtccatttcctttggaatcatGTTGACATTTTACTGGCAGCTGTTATATTGGTGATCATTATAAAAACAATTGTAGCTACATCTGTTGTCAAGGGGTTTGGATACAATAACAAGACTTCAGTACTCGTAAGATTTGACAACA GTTGGGATGTCCCTGGCACAAATTGGGGAATTTGCCTTTGTTCTTCTCAGCCGCGCTTCAAATCTTCATTTAGTTGA